The stretch of DNA tcagctactttctcagcaccttcctTTACCTCATCGTGACTGTGTTCTCTATCAtaccccatagacacttgcatatttctggtgccttgggctgtcccccgttgactaccaatttctacgtattcgctactcctcactcccttggttttacaagtccaccaatcttgacctgtgtgacctttcttaacatcgctctctctgtcagacttatttgtcaggttttgcaactcgacatcatctgaaacataacttgacccagcaataatggttctcgacgaaaacggcttaactggcttaatacttctacaatccttaacaggctcaaacttactttcgcataacgcgtttacaacagcaaataatttaagctgcttcaactcagttatgcccaagaagtttgttctcaatcctttcaccacatgaacttcagcattcatatgcctgtctttactttccaaacgaactattacacttccaaccacttttaactcactaccatcagccgtttctcaaactgTCGACGGCTTCTTTAACCGTAGGTtcaacttattggctgttgcctcgGTTACCATACACACCTCAACCCCAGTATCAAACATAAACTCTacatttactccattaacttctaaatactgcacaattccctggcctagtcattgatcttcaccatatttatctctaaaaccagagaatctaacacttctgcccttactattaTCCCGGTACCCTTCATCATACCGGCCCGTCTCGCGCCTCTCCTTATACTTTTCCCCTTCAAACCTATTCATACTGTTGTCCCTGTACCTACTCAATTTGTCTCTCATCTCAcgggggctttctcggcccctgtacctctccctactacTCTCCTTGATACCTTATCGCTCATAGCTATTATCCCGACTACCTCCTGGCCTCCTGCTGCTACCTCTTCTGTCGTAACCTACACCTCCTTccctatccctacaataacaGGATACATGTCCTTGCCAtccacaagaaaaacatttaatggagggacaactccttaTTTCATTGCCACTAcgcttgcaattgtagcatactctatcttcactgccttctctactgcttgctctatatctagagacatgcctctccatgctattatctctatacttcctactgttactgtccttgttatactcccggcctcttgtcccatatctactagtaccatgctcctcactaccataatactctctactactcctagggctacctctaggggaagatctaccaACTAAATCATAGattctatctctatcattactcctgtactgcgctcggctatcaaactctgatacctttgctacttccctcttaacctcacttttttaaatcggtacttctaccctcagTTCTCAAAAATCTATCCGAGTTGTTGGCCATTTCACGAGTCCTCGATGCCTCAtgcaataacgcccaagtaagattggtattcttcatcaaatctctgcttacttctctatctctcaacccatTAACTGCCACTATAAGAGCAAACCTTACTCTATCAGCATTGTTCGCTACCTCAGCATATCTGTTTAAACTCTCAACTCGTAGCaaaaactctctatcactttcacCAAGTGCCTGTCTAGCTGAAAAAAACTCATGACCCTTCACAAACATgctctcctgtctaccataatattCCTGCAAAATATCCACTGCCTCTTCATAAGTTGAATTTGCGCCATCTGCATCAAACCCTGCACCTTTTAATACTTaactaccactgtgcccaatagctctcagtAATGGCCTCAACttagctctacctctcataataagGCGTCTATTGCCACCTTCACCTTCGTAACCACTTCTCTCAAATgcactctcaatacataaattcatttcttCTATAAATCGCTCCCACGAgccatcaccgtgctcaccgAACACCAGCTTCTGAAAGCCACTCTCCATCCCAACACAATACGCCTCTCGCCACAAATTTACTCTACCTCACTCGtataaatttaatgtaattcTCACCTCCGAAcacttaataaatatttacacctcACCAACACCGCTGCTTCACGgctacaacacctcacaacaccaccctacctcacatcacctcacctgcacgcccgtgaaaAGGGCTAATCAACCGTTAAACTTAACCCGTTACCAGAAAAAATATCGCTAATGATAACGCACAAGAATAAAATTTCACAGCTTCGTCAAATtcgccatgttgtataaatcaatgtactcacaGGTGCTGAtatgaagatgaagaagagcctctgtctttcgttacacttccttatatcctcccctatactgccttacactagcttatctactagctttacccactagctttatgcactcaccgtaattaccaacaCCACCTGCCTAAGcctagcctgagcctaacaaatcccataatacaacagtgTGTAAATACAGTAAGTTGAGGTAGCATCAGATGTGAAATATATAGCTATGGATGTTGAAGTGTTGATGGATGCCATGGATTAATAGAGATATATTTTTTTGCTGTTACATGTAAGATACGCATTAAGAAATTAAGAAGAAGAACTGTATGAACACAACACATGTAATATTAATAGTTAATCGCTGATCACGTAATTGATGTCTATGGTGTCACTAATCATGAACTACCTCCATACATTAAACAGGAGCAGATGACTCACGCACAAcatatattataacattatGCTTAATTACGTTAACATTAATTACATACTAACATTACGTTTATCTACGTTGTCAAGTTGACGCTCATGGTTATCGCGAGATCAAGCGACACTAGTGCGCGCCATCTTCAGATGCTTCAGAGACATGCACTTATGATCAaccttatatattattactgtattctAATCACAACGTTTAGCTTGTACTATCTAATACCGGGCTGGCCAGCCACTAATAAGAATCGCTTTGCACTAACGCTACGCTAATATAATACACTCGTTATTAACCATATCGCCATTCCATACTTCATATCAAGGAGATCTACAGGTGACATACGACCAAGGTAATAACCGTTTATCTATGTTGTTAGGAGCCTTTTAACAGAGATTATAACATGGCTCAAGTATGTTGAACTATAATTTTGGGAATACCAAAAACAATAGCTATGAAATGTGTATGATTGATTTGCTCAACACCGCCACCCTCACTCATAAAACCTAACTGTTTGAGCGCATGGTCATATTTAATTTTATCCAGCGGTTTAGTCGTGATGTCGGCGAGGTTACTGTCACTACTCACAAATTTGTGCAGCACTGTTGTCTGTTCTCCGACAAAAGGATATCTAATGTCAATATGTTTGGAGCAAGATAGTTCAACACCATGCCCTTTGGACAGTGCTATTGCGCCCTAGTTGTTGGATAGAACTAGGTTCTGCTCAGATTGTTTGAGATTGAGTGAGAGGCAAGCACCTCTTTTGTGGTATCTGATAGGGCCATGTACGCGGCCTCACAGCTGAAAAGCGCTACGCTAGGCAGCTTTCTAGTTTTCCAGCTGATTGGAGATCAGCCcaaggtacatgtagttataaaaCCAGTGATGGAACGTCTATCGTCTGTATCACCGGCTCAGTCCGAGTCGGAATAGCCTCTGAGAACACCGTCACTTGGGCTATATATCAGTGCATGTGAAAGCGTGGCCTTAaatatgtggttgcgtcaaatttgagttgatcttaagaaaaagcattttttttatccatcagttgatatgttgtttgttgtgttagacgatctcattgccaagatatttgaagattaaaatcaaaaacatctgatcgcggtaaaaacgatcaggccaaaaaaaaacatgcccagacttgcccaaaatgatgtcatgcgtgatttatctgtcaatatatctcgtattcacatcggctatttgcgataaagtctagtcctacgcggctccattggcatatattttattttgcatttgctcatgttggttagaataaaattttaaactctgctacagatacattattatgaatgtttcaaaggcctcaaataacgaaaattgaaaatttgttttactcactttctccaaatgctgtgcaaacatttgagtaccgactaccaattgggattacagttgttcttacatcccagaatttttcaatctcttctccaagagggatgtatttctctaccttttctttttctttgctgtctatattgtagtcattgggtactgctatctatattatagtagccctcttgttctccttgtccaccatcactatatctggttggtttgctatgacattcttgtcagtccggatgtataagtcccagaggatcttagcgcggtcattttcattgaccttgccaggagtttcccaccagtgttgtggtttattaaggctatACTCTTCACATAGACTTCtctacacaacacctgcgacatgattatgccgctcagtgtacgCCTTTCCTGttagctgtttgcatccactgatgttgtgttggatggtctcaggtgcatctttgcacagtctgcatctaggatcgtctctagtgtgatagatttttgttttgagTTGCCTTGtttggagcacttgctcctgggctgccatgattagcgattctgtattggccattaggtttcctttgttcagccacatatatgtctggtgaagatcgccaaccttagatatttgtggGTGGTAAGCACCAAGAAGAgttttcgtgtgccagtcaatttcctcatcatcagggcgaaggtccattgtaagagcagccaattgaaattcagctagcaacttatctgaagtggccatggaggctgcataggctttgatactttgctcttcctccttcactgtctgctgtacacttttgagtccccttccgccatctttcctatcgagatacaatctagtagtatcagattttagGTGGAGTGCTTCAAACAAaatctgatatatatatatcagattatatatatatatatatatatatatatatatatatatatatatatatatatatatatatatatatatatatgagctgtgctacccggtgttgcccgggtaatggAAAGTCTTTGGtcattgtatttaacatataacaacatttgccattctagcattcaaactgcatatcatgagaaaagttttggtggatagcttctgatggaacagtaacgttctttatacacacactcttatgcaagaattgttattattaatttaccATTTTCaggctttttattttgttttcccagtttgtatttattgtattattgctGAATTACCGAATGATCTtgtattgtaatcgtagcaaaaccgacgtaatttgattattacttgttaattatttcacatttatatttaaacccttttagaattttacttttaatttatttgccctgctcaaaacattttcctcgtgatatgaagtctgaaagttacagttgttcgacaaagtttaaaaacctttacagttgttttcattttcttttaAGTTcattcaactacacaaaacacttttctcatgatatgtagtttgaaagttaaaatggcaaatgttgttatattttaaatacaaatcaattttctgtgcaaagacctttttattaccagtatcgtcaaatttaaagttttgatggatagcttctggtggaacagtaacctttttatacatacgcacttctatgcaagaattttatttaatagttccacatattcaggattttctTTTTTCTTCGTTCGTAATtactgtatcattaccgaatcatattttattgtaatcgtagcgaaacagacttaatttagccattactcgctaactatttcacatttagatctaaacccttttataggtgttttatttttctaatttatttgaccggCACAAAtgattttcctcatgatatgaagtttgaaggttatagttgtttgacaaagtttaaaaaccttaacagttgtttttatttttttcttattttgttcCAACTactgtaattattattattattattatattattattaaaaattattattaattactaaAACTACTATAATTTCAACAATACCCAATCgttactggtgcaaatgtaaaaatgagatatcgtactgtctttgtctgaccaaacagagagaATGTCGAAGCTCTTCCTATAAATGTCTATGTGAGAAGAGttggccttgaccccatatatagtaattgaaccttgcGATAGtaatttcttaacaggggcatcgtaacgtgtgggcgttttgctaaaataattagcgtgctGTTACGGTATATGAAATATGATAACGCTTCAGATCGACATTTCTTAACCGGGGCTTCGTAATGTTTGGGCGCATTGCTGCAATAATAGCTATAACCTGACAATCGAAACGATGAATACGCGAATACACATACGCcctattttgagaaatatatatacattatgtatatatatatttttatatatccatatttatatagataaagCAAACCATCAAGCCCAAACtcctgataaatacatgtacatgcacttATGACAATTATGCTCTGGTAATTTGAATgttctgataactcgaacactttggctcagtcccgtgaagtttgagttatccgagtttgtcTGTATGCATATATAGCTAAGGCTCTAGTTGTTAATAAAATGCTCTAGTTGTTTCTACAGGGTGCGCAAAAAAGAATATGGCTTCAGATTCTGTAGTTTGTGGATTTTGCTTAGAGAAGGATGAACAGCTAGTTGATCCAAGGTCACTCCCATGTCATCATGCCCACTGCTATCCTTGTCTTGTTGGAGACTTTGAGGCTAACAGGATTGTCAAATGTGGTACTTGCAAGTAAGTTGCCAGATGTTTAAGACCAAATGTGAAATTTATAAATCCCGTTATCAAATGGGCTATGAATAGAGAGAAACGAGAAACTTTTTGTATATGTCAGCATTTATTAATTCCATGTtcttatatttttcatttaacaagttatttaactttttatttagtttgttGGGTTACGCTTCCGGCTAAGGGAATTTATGGATGTTAATGAGAACTATTTCTCTCTATTTTTCCATCATAGTGAGTTTTGTTATGCACAGTTGCTCAACTGAGAAGTAGGTTTAGTCAAAATTAGCGAGCATGTTTTTCTAGCGGTAAAATTGCTAAGAAGTTAGTCTTTTGATCAGATTTTGCtactttttctataaaaaaattttagtatGTTTCTTTAATGATCTGACATCATGATTTTCAGAGCCGTATTTGATATGACGATAGCAAGGTTAACCCCTGCAATGAAAGACGAAGACAAATTACACGTTTGTGAAGCTTACAAGTTTGTACATGATATATTTTAGAGCTGTGTTTGATGTAACGTTAGCAAGACTTCCATCAactgaaaatagaaataacGACATACAAGTTTGTGATACTTGTGTAGACAATAAGACAGAAGAGCTAGCGGTGAGCTACTGTACCAGCTGTAGTAGGAAGATGTGTACTAAACACTTGGAGGTTAGTGTCATAAACAGGGATCTACTTGTCTCTTGTTGGCcatacatgtattctcaattatatgttcatGTTCTTATTCCTTCCAGTCCCATGGTCAGTTCTACCCTCTACACAGGGATGTCCTTGACATTATGGAATATCAGAACACGGCCAAAATACTAAAAGAACACAGCTGCGCTACACATAAGGACAGGCCAATCATACTAGGATGTTCAACTTGCTTTCAAGTACTTTGTGTGACATGTATAGATGGTACACGAGAATGTACTGATGGTAAGTTCTATAGTAGGGAGCTTCTGTATCAAGCTtaagaaaaatatgtataatgtgGCATTCATTACAAGTAGTTGAATGTTTTTGTTTCTGATGATGCTTGTGTATAACACGCTTCCTGTGACATTAGTGCCCTCACATTTGAAACAACATGGCGTCCGTCTGCAAAAAAAACATAAGTGGTTATTAATGATTTTGTGTTAGTTGTTACTCGTCTGGTTGAAAGGGGTTTTTCTTGGAAACTGTCTAGATGATGGATGATCATTTTAGGAATCACCGTAATAGGTTTGTAACTTCTATCTGAATTAATGGGATTGGTTTTGGATAGATGCTGATTGATTTCATTGTTATCAAGTTCTTTTCTAAATGGTCTTGACTGGTATGCAAtagtttttatcatttattgtcAGTGGTATTAACTTAAGCTATGAATTGCTGTCAATTATAAAAGTAACTCTATAAATTAGTATGATTGGTAAGGAACAACATCATGAATTTGTGAGATCGATTAAGAATCATTCTATGAAGAGGAATCACTTGAATCAATCTACCTAAAATTCTGCTGTGGAAGACAGTGAATTGATCTATAAAGATCTGATGTTGATGTATAATCACTCAATCCGTTCCGAAAACGATATTTCTATGATTATTGTGCTGTTGTTTCTTACGCTTGTCAAAACCTATTTAGTTATGTTGAAAGCAGATAGTTTATACTTTTGACTTTGGATGATTTCAGTTACCAcgttttgtttttgttaataTGTTTAGTTGTATAGTTATTCGTTCTATAAAGATGTTTATCTTTGTTGCCTATCCGAACAAAGTAATTTCAGACGTTCACATGTATAGTAGTTCTGTGCTATTCGGATGTCAAGATTTTGCTATTTATTAGCTCAACCAAATTATATGATAGCCGGCAGTAGTTTTTCGTTGCTggtaataaaacttttatatgaCCTTAAACACTGGGTAAAGTAGGTGTACTCTAAATGAACGATGGTtttaaacaaagctttatatatgttttaataCTTCATAGTTTTGGGATATACTTTGTGAAGAAGTCTCGTTTTGACTAAACGTGTgaccaaagttttaaaaccttcagTGAAAGTTTGTAGATGAGTATGTGCTCTTTCAAGCTTTTAGGATTTCAAGCTTCTGGTTTTGGATTACAGATTCTGTACATACCATTGTCAATCTTGAGAAGTTGGTGAATTTGCTGAAGGATAAAAGAGATGAAGTAAAAGCTGAGGCTTGGGTTAGAGATGGGGAGTTATCCAGCCTTCTCAAGCGCAGTATCAAAATACTCTCAGACTATGAAAAGAAGACCAAAGAACTTGTTGATCAGTTACACAACTCAAGAGATAAACAGGTAGATATCATGTGTCATTATGCTCTTCCTTTCTTTATAAACGATTGTTCATTGTAGTTTTAGCGATTGGGACTATTAATATAGAGCTAGCACTTGAAATAATTGTATGCTCATCGGtgattatataattacataattgTAATTATAGAATGCATTATTAATCCATCATTACAATTACATTATTGTGTAATCATTATGGTTAGGACAAAACTATTGCCCTAGGTAAAACTGCTTTGCCCAAACAAGTCTTAGCAAATTATTTCAACGCTTTGTTTCAAACAAAGTTCAGTCAGTATTTTATCAACACTTCACATGTGTCTGTTCATGTATTCTATGCAGTAAACAGCAGTCTTcatatttttgtaacaaaaaataattatgtgTATAGACTCTGTCAGTTTGTATCTTTTCACAGTTTACTTGTAAGGTTTTTCTACAGCAAACTTGATCTCTTCTAAGTGTTTTTAAGTTAACGCAATGAAACAAGGTTTGTGATTTATTGTaacatatgattttaatgaattAGGAAAAAGAAAGATCTGTGTATACAAAATTTAATACATGTTTAATCAAAAGTTAAATTGCTTCTCGTGGATGTCATTCATTATATTTCACCGTGTATAATATTTGCTCACAATGAGTGTCTCACATGCACCATGGACTCATCATATGCACTATTCTTTTCAGCTTGCTTGCCATACACTATTTTAGTTATCAGAGCTACGTAGGAAGTATGATGAACTAGAGAGTGAGCTGGTAGACAACAGGAGGACCTCAAAGGAACAGTTAGTAGAATTCATAGAGAGAGATATAGGAGTTAGGATGACAGAGATGAACACTCTACTTCTGCTACTAGATGCTAAATTCAAAGAGTCACATCATGTAAACGCATGTTTTTATTTCAGTATTTCATGAGGagttttatttgtaattatttATGTGCAGTCATGTGATTGTCCGAGAATCCAATTTACATGGTCACTGCTTGTAGCGGATCAGTAGTTGAACTTAGCAAAGTTTTGCATGTTTTTACAATTTGTGTGGACCTTGTTGGCTACATTTTGTGTAGATCATTACAAATTCATTCTATTTTTCTTACAaggaaaatgaaaaataattttttgaaaggCTATGGATGTGGGAGTTGTCACCAGCCTATTAATGCTTAGCCCAACTATCAATGATTTTTTCAGGTCTGTTTTGTGTAGTCATTAGTAAcagtatttttataatgtttcaCTAAACACATGAAAACTGCAAGATAATTGAAATGCTCAAAACTTTCTCCTTAATAGTCATAGTGTTGCAAAGTTTCAACACTTTTTGCGTGTTATGTGGTTTTGGTTATAGCTGGAAAAAGCGTTTAAATTTAGACTATTTTATCAGACAAACACAGCATTGATTCATTTTTCTGGTTCAGCACAGTATTATAAACACCACTTCACACATTATATAGTAACAATGTGTATTACTGAACAGGTTGATGTAATAAACAGCTTCACAGTGACATATAATCAGATCAGGAGATTTATTGCTGAAGATCTACCTTCCTTGACATTAACCAATCAGAAGACACTCTCCGCTCAGGGTATGTATTGCATATAAATCTTTTTCTCATGCAGTAGACCAGAAGAaacttattttttttaattattctaaCAGGAATTTGCCACTCCAAACCTCAAAAAGTCCAGTTTAATGCGTGAGTGTAACTTTTTTGAACTCccaaatttaagttttttgtaCCAAGATACCAAGaacataattatttttgtttgttttcttGTTTGTTGCTTTCAGCTAAAGTGCAGGAACTAGAGTTACAGGTAGTTGATGATGCCACAATATCTACCAACCTTCTCACTCCTCTAACGTCTCTCAACCTCAAGAAATTAGTACCTGTGCCATCAACATACTACACGGTGACTCATAGTGACAAACTCGCATAAGCTGGTGGAACTGAGTCAACTCTATATAGAATAGATGAGTCAGACAACTCAGTATCTTCACTCTCATCAATAGAAGGAGAGTGCATAGATGGACTGTGTTTGTATAATGAGAAACTATTTATTCTAGTTTATCCATATAAAGTTCTAGTAACTGATCTGAATGGTAAACTAATCACTAGCTGGGATCACTCTGATTCAACTATTCTTGTCAACAAGCTGGTTGTAACAGCAGATAAAGTAGTAGTCCCTAAAAGGTCTAAGAAATGTCTGACAGTCTATTCACTAGATGGACAGATTATTAAACACATTCCTTGTCCACAAGATGGGGAATGGGGAACAATTGCTATGTGTGCTCCTGACCAGAAATCTGTTGTTGTAACTTCCCATGAAACATCAGCAGTGTTTAGAGTGAAtatagagacaggagagacagtgtggacttgtaCAGAGGTGAATAAGCCTGGTGGAGTGGCCTGTTATAAAGGAGAGTACATACTTGTGACACCTAAGCAATCAAAGCAGACAGAGATACACATACTACAGTCTGATACTGGTAATTGTTGTATTTGATTAATTAATCATTTATGTTGCAATTAAACATATTAAGAATTAAATTCCACTTGTTTTACTTTTGACAATTTTCGCATAAAATGTTTAGATTCTTTGCAATAGTTGTTTAATAACCACTGCGCTTATACCACAGGTATGGTTACATTAGTTAGCTGTGTTAATCTATGTGTTTGTAGTTGCTGGTAAATAATGTCTAGTAGTAAAGTGTTGTGATTTAAGTGACTTGGTTACATAAGAAAAAATTATAGCATCAGTGGTATAATTGTCGCACACTCTGATTGGCTGCTTTCGTAAAGAATCTGTGATTGGTTTCTACTATTTTAGACCAGTAGTTAACTAGTTAATTATAGAGTTCAGGTAGATAGTAaacttttattttgaataaattaGGGAAATCCTTGAAGGATGGAGGGAAAGGATATGACATGTCTGGACATTATTTTTATAGTGATTATTCAAGGTTAGACTCTAGCAGTGTTTCATTACAATAGCATAAAGATATCGACTATGAAAACTTAGGTGAAATCTGAATAATGCGGACAGTTATAGTATTGGTGAAGTGTTCAAAAAATAATACgaattaaaataaatagaatGTCTGTGAAACattgtttaaatatattaatttcaTACTTATCTCATTACTTCTTAAATGATCTATACTAGCAGGCTACTTAACCAAATGTCCTAGTTTCAGATTTTACTATTGAGCTGTTAGAATATTCTTTGCTGAAATTACTAGTATAATATTAGTAAATACCACAAAAACTGAGGTAACATCTGAATATATCTGACAAGTGAGTGAAATGGTTAggtgaaatgctcaaagaagttatataaatgaaaactaataaaatatacttgaaACATTGTCAAAAAAGAAAAGTATTAACATCACTTTCATATTTTGctacttttaatttattttatagattTACTCTTTGCTGGAAGTATTAGCATGTAGGTTCTAATTTTTGTTATAATCAGTTATACTTTGTAAATTTGTAAACTGGTTTTGTCAAATCAGATATAATTTTGTGTatgttatcccacgaccaaatgagcggagcgaaGGTTGAGAGTTTTTATGGTAAATGCATGTGCGCACCACTTACacaaattattcatcaacaacgtcgcaaactcTTGcattgaaatctcatcaaaaagtttaaccatttttttataGAGTCGTTAaggtataataacgatacaaaacacatatatacctatttaaatatattaccaagtctttaaaaagtgtcgaaatatttttaaaacttacccatctgattgggttatacacaaatagacagattaatttggccgaaaattgttattaaaacttgctaagccttacttttatcaaaattaagaccgc from Watersipora subatra chromosome 2, tzWatSuba1.1, whole genome shotgun sequence encodes:
- the LOC137388411 gene encoding transcription intermediary factor 1-beta-like, which encodes MASDSVVCGFCLEKDEQLVDPRSLPCHHAHCYPCLVGDFEANRIVKCGTCKAVFDVTLARLPSTENRNNDIQVCDTCVDNKTEELAVSYCTSCSRKMCTKHLESHGQFYPLHRDVLDIMEYQNTAKILKEHSCATHKDRPIILGCSTCFQVLCVTCIDGTRECTDDSVHTIVNLEKLVNLLKDKRDEVKAEAWVRDGELSSLLKRSIKILSDYEKKTKELVDQLHNSRDKQLSELRRKYDELESELVDNRRTSKEQLVEFIERDIGVRMTEMNTLLLLLDAKFKESHHVDVINSFTVTYNQIRRFIAEDLPSLTLTNQKTLSAQAKVQELELQVVDDATISTNLLTPLTSLNLKKLVPVPSTYYTVTHIYPYKVLVTDLNGKLITSWDHSDSTILVNKLVVTADKVVVPKRSKKCLTVYSLDGQIIKHIPCPQDGEWGTIAMCAPDQKSVVVTSHETSAVFRVNIETGETVWTCTEVNKPGGVACYKGEYILVTPKQSKQTEIHILQSDTECQAGTCVGSSAHRE